Part of the Alphaproteobacteria bacterium genome is shown below.
TGCCGACCTGGAGCTCGACCTCCGGGTTGGCGAGGATGTTGCGGAACCAGCCGGGATGCTCCGGCGCGCCGCCCTTCGACGCGACGATGTAGTAGCTCTGGCCGTGGCGGCCGTAGAACAACGGGAACAGGTACTTCTTGCCGGATTTGCGGCCGACCGTGGTCAGCAGCAGCGACGGCACCTCGCGCTCCGGCAGGTTGGGCAGGCTGATCTTGTACATGTGCCCTTCCTTGCCGCCGCTCCTGAGGTAGAGCTCGGTGTGGTCGATCATCCACTTGGGCATGTTGGGGGCGAGTTGGGTATCGGTCATGGCAGGCCTCGTGTTTGCTGGCATCAGGTAGGGCGACATTAGCAAGAGTCCGCGCTCCTACCACTCTCATTCCAGACGGGTATTCGGAGTGAGAACCATCCGATGGATGGTCAGGGCGGTCTCGAGCAAGGCGCCGGCGTGATTGTTCAGTGGTCGCGTCGCGCCGGTTACCGGCGGCGGAGCCACTCCATGGCGCAGAAAATCACGCGACGCCGCGCGCTTCCGCAGCGGGTCCTGGCGGCGACCGCGGCGAGCGCTACCTGATCATCGTCTGGGGGATCAGGAGGATGATCGCCGGGAAGGCGATCAGGATGGCGACGTTGATGATGTCGACGAGCACGAACCAGCCGCAGCCGCGGAAGATGTCGCCCATGCTGACGCCCTTGGCCACGCCCCTCAGCACATAGACATTGAGCCCGACGGGTGGCGTCATCAGCCCGATCTCGACCATGCGCACCACGAGAATGCCGAACACGATGGGGTCGATGCCGAGTTCCTTGATCGTGGGCAGCAGGATCGGCACCGTCAGCAGCACCATGCCGATGCCGTCGATGAACATGCCGAGCACCAGGTAGAACGCCAGGATGCAGATCAGGATCACCGTCGGCGATACGTCCAGGCTGGTGATGCTCTTGGCGATCGCCGCCGGCGTGCCGGTGAAGCCCAGGAAGTGGACGAAGATCAGCACGCCGGCGACGATGGCGAAGATCAGCGCGGTCGTCCGCATCGTCTCCATCATCGCCCCGCCGAAGTCCTTGAAGTTGATGCGCGGGATCGCCATTGCCAGCGCGCCGATGGCGCCGACGCCGGCCGCCTCGGTGGGTGTGGCCAGCCCGGTGTACATGCTGCCCATCACCAGCAGGATGATGACCATCATGCCCCACACGCCCTTGAGCGAGGAGAAGCGCTCCGACCAGGTGATGCCGCGGATCGGCTGGCCCAGCGAGGGATTGAGCTTGAAGCGGATCAGCAGCATGACGACGTAGCTCGCCGCCTGCAGAAGGCCGGGCAGGATGCCGGCCAGCAGAAGGGCGCCGATCGACTCCTCGGCGATGAAGCCGTAGATGACGATCAGCACAGAAGGCGGGATCATGATCGCCAGGGTGCCGCCCGCGGCGACGCAGCCGGTCGATACCTTGTCGTCGTAGCCGAACTTCTTCAGTTCCGGCAGCGCCACGCGGCCCATGACGGCGGCCGACGCCGTCGAGGCGCCGCAGGCCGCCGCAAAGCCGGCGCAGCCCACCACGGTCGCCACCGCCAGCCCGCCGGGCAGGTGGCCGAGCCACTGCCGCGCCGCCCAGTAGATGTCGCGCGTGATGTTGGCGTAGTAGGCGAAGAAGCCCATCATGATGAACAGCGGCAGCACCAGCAGGTTGTAGTTGGTGATGTGGCCCAGGACGCTCTGGGCCGAGAGCGACGCCGCCGGATCGTAGCCGCGCAGGATCCACAGGCCGAAGAAACCGCACAGCGCCGTGGCGAAGGCGATGCGCACGCCCGACGCCAGGAAAAGCGTGAGCGCGATCAGCGACACGACGCCGATGCTGACAGGGTCCATGATGAGGTCGCCTCGAGGACGGTGAAGGATGTGGGGAGTTGAGCAGCGGGCTATTCGACTGCGTGGATGCCGCCGCCTTCCGGCTCATTGGCTGGGAAGCGGTCGGGATTCCAGAGATGGAGGAATTGCAGGTACATGCGCAGGCTGATGAGCGCGTAGCCCACCACGATCGCCGCGGCCGATGGCCAGGTCTTGAAATAGGGCGGCGACATCGTGACGTCGTCGTACAGCCACAGCTGGTACGCCATCCGCGCGCTGAACCAGCCGATGATTGCGCAGATGAAGATGCTGACCAGCAGCGTGCCCATGACGGCGTAGCGCCTGAGGCGCGGCGACAGCATGTCGAGCGCCAGATCCATGCCGACATGGCCGCGCATCGACTGCGTGTAGGACAACGCCAGAAAGACGATGATCGGCATCAGGAGCTCGGAGCCTTCAAGATGGCCCGGGATGGGCGCATCGAAGGCGTAGCGCATCAGCACCTCGGCGCCGACGAACGCCATCGCGAACAAGGCGATGGCCGCGGCGATGGCCGCCATCGCGACTTCGACCCGCCGCAGGATGCGGCCGGCCAAGCCGGCCACGAACGTCGTCGCCGCGAGGATCGCGACGACGACTATGGCGAGAACCGCCAGCTCATGCATGGCGGCCTATTTCCCGGCCGCCTTGGCCTTGGTCTTGGCGACTTCCGCCTTGACGAAGTTCAGCAGATCGGTGCCGGGCCGGCCGGCAGCGTCCTGCTCCTTGGTCCACGTCGCCCAGATCGGGTCGGAGGCCCCGACGATCTTGTCGCGCTCCGAGTCGGGGAACTGGGTGATCTCGAGCTTCTCGCGGAAGATCGGGATCCACTTGTCGTCCTCTTTCTTGTAGGCCTTGAAGATCGCGTCCAGGGCGATCTCCTGAGCCTGCGGAAGCTTCGCCTTCAGGTTGTCGGGCAGCTTGCTCCAGGCCGACTGGCTCACGCCGTACCAGCACATAAAGCCGCTCATCGCCAGGCCTTCGGTGACGTATTTGGACACCTCGTACAGCTTGTAGGCCCCGAACGTGTAGCTGTAGGGGAAGCCGAAGCTGTCAACGGTGCCGCGCTCCAGCGCTTGGTAGCTCTCCGGCGCGGTCACCATGGTCGGCACGGCGCCGAAGGCCTGCAGCGCCTTGGCGTTCAGCCCGGTTATGCGCATCTTGACGCCCTTCATGTCGGCGACCGAGGCGATGCGCTTGTTGCCCATGAACTCGAATGGCGGCAGGACGATGGGCAGGAAGTATTTGATGTTCCAGCGATCGGCCATTTCCTTGATGATCGCCGGGTGGTTCTGGACAGCCGCGTACACGGATGCGTTGTCGGCCAGGCTGCGCGGTGGCAGGAACGGTAGCTCCATGACCGTCATGAGCGGGAACTTGTTCGGATAGTAGCCGGCGCAGAGCAGGCCGCCTTCATAGCCGCCCGACTTGATGGCTTCGGGCGCCTGACGCTCGGGCCCGAGCGCGGCGCCGTAGGCGACCTTGATCTCGAACTGGCCGTTCGATTCCTTCTTGAAGAACTCGGCGACCGCGTCGATACCGGCCGTGACCGCGCGGGGCGGGCCGAAGACGTTGAAGTTCCAGGTGACGGTCTGGGCCGACGCCGTTGTAGCGCTCAAGGCGACAACCAGTGCGCCGGCCACGACCGAAGTCGCGACACGCTTCATGATATCCTCCCTATACTGCGCCTGCTTGTTGTCCGGCGCTTGAGTGGGGAGCATGCACGAGATCGAGTCCGGGTCAAGCCAGCGTCTCCCGCGGCGTTGCGGGATACACGCGTGTCCCTGGCCGGCGGCCGTGCGCCCGAAGCCGTGTCCAGCCGTCCGGAAACCCATTCCGTCCATCGTTCTGCCGGGTGTTGCGTCCCAGCGGCCCATGGACTACAAGCCTCGCGATCCGGCCTCGCCCCCTTCGTCTAGAGGCCCAGGACGCGGCCCTCTCAAGGCTGAAACACGGGTTCGAATCCCGTAGGGGGCGCCAAGCCGTGCTCTCGGAGCGATCTTGCGCTCCAGGCGGCATCCCGGATCCGATTCGCCGGCCAAGAACCACGACTGCCCGTGAACGACGGAGACCGGTCATGATGCATGACGCCGCCCCGATTCGTCCGCCGATGGAGCCCGCGAGCGGCGTGCGCCGTATCCGGCTCGCCCCGCACCAGATGACCACGACAGTGACGGCGAGCGAGGACCTCTTCATCCTCGCGCATCTCGGCGTTCCCCGGGTCGATCCGGCGCACTGGTCGCTGACGATCGACGGGCTGGTCGGGCGGCAGCGGATCCTCACCCTGGCCGATCTCCGGCAGGTGCCGAAGCAGACCATCGAGGCGGTGCATCAGTGTTGCGGCAGCCCGACCGAGCCCACCGTGCCGACGCGTCGCGTCGCCAACGTGCGCTGGGGCGGTGTCGGCCTCGCCACGCTGCTGGCCCGGCTCGACGTCGATCCGCGCGCGCGTTTCCTGTGGGCATACGGCCTCGATGGCGGGCAGTTCGCCGGATCGCCGGTCGACTGGTTCGTCAAGGACCTGCCGCTGCAGCGCCTCGCGGCCGGCGGCGTGCTCATCGCCTACGAGTTGAACGGCAGGCCGCTGCCGGCCGAGCATGGCTTTCCGGTGCGCCTGGTGGTTCCCGGCTATTACGGCACCAACAGCGTGAAGTGGCTCTGGCGCCTGCGTCTGGCCGAGCATCGCGCCGACGGGATGTTCACCGGTCGCTTCTACAACGACGAGACCAGCGAGGAGGATCGCGCTGCGGGCCTCGGGCCGCGCCGGCCGGTCTGGGCCATTGCGCCCGAATCGGTGATCGTCGAGCCCTCGCCGGACACCATGGTCGCGACCGGCGAGCCGGTCGAGATCTGGGGCTGGGCCTGGTCGTTCCGCGAGGTCGCCGCCGTCGAGGTCAGCGTCGATGGCGGCGCCACTTGTGCGCGCGCGGCGCTGGAGCCGCGACGCGGCTGGGCCTGGCGGCGCTTTTCGCTGATCTGGCGGCCCGACGAGCGCGGCGAGGCCATCCTGCGGGCGCGGGCGCGTGACGTCGACGGCACGGCCCAGCCGGAGGACGGCGCGCGCAATGCCGCCCATTCTGTGCGGGTCTTTGTGCGCTGATCGAGCTGGCGGCCATGATCGCCCGCGCGCGCTGCGGCTTTCCGCCGGTGACTTAGTGGGTCTTTGCGTCTTCCCGCCGCCGCAATGGCGCGCTACCTTTTCGTCATGACCAAGCTCTTAGAGCAAGCCGTCGATGCGTTGCGCCGGTTGTCTCCGGATGCACAAGATGCCTACGCTCGGGCATTGTTGGAGATCTTGCCGAGCGGCGAGGTCTACAAATTGACCAGCGAGGATCGCGTGGCGATCGAGGTCTCCCGCGCTCAAATGCGCCGAGGCGAGTTTGTGTCAGAGCGCGAGATGGAGGAGTTCTGGCGCGGCTACGGGGCGTGATCGTCCGCTTCACACCCGCTGCCCGAGACGAACTTCGGGACATTCTCACCTATATCGAAGAGCGCAATCCTGTAGGCGCCCGGAAGGTGGCTTCGCGTGTTCGTCGAGCGCTCGATCTCGTTGTCGAGTTCCCGCAGCATGGCGCGCCGACCGACGTTCCCGGAATCCGACGGGTGCTGGCGCTGCCATATCCCTACGTGATCTTCTACGAGGTCCTGACGAACGAGATCGTGGTGCATCGCGTGCGGCATGTTCGCCGCGAGAGAATCGCGCCACGGGCGCAAGACTGAAGCGGAGGAAGCGTAATGGCCGAGGTCGAGATGGTGAATGTGCCGGCGCAGACGGTGCGCGCGCAGTGCGAGGCTATCCTGCGCGCGTGGGGGATGTCCGAGGAGCATCTGAAGATGACGTCGGAAGTGCTGCTCGAGACAGATCTGCGCGGCATCGAATCGCACGGCCTGTCGATGCTGCCGATCTACAACGACATGCGCGGCAAGAAGATCAACATGACGCCCGATATCCGCGTCGTGAAGGAGACGCCGGTGTCGGCGCTGATCGACGCCGACAACAGCATCGGCCATGTGCCCTCGACCATCGGCATGGGCATGGCGATCGCCAAGGCCAGGGCGATGGGGCTGGCGGTGGTCTGCGTGCGGCGCTCGGCGCATTTCGGTGCCGCCGGCTGCTATAGCGACATGGCTGCCCGCGCCGGCATGATCGGCATCGTCACCACCTCGGCGCGCGGCATCACCATGGTGCCGACGCACGGCACGGTGCCGGTGTTCGGCACCAATCCGATCTCGGTGGCGGCGCCGGCCGGTAAGCATCAGCCGTTCAACCTCGACATGGCGACGACGCCGGTCGCCGTCAACAAGCTCAAGGTCTACTGGCTGAAGGGCAAGGAGATCCCCGAGGGCTGGGCCTACAACGAGCAGGGCGGATCGGAGCGCAACGCCGAGCGCGCCTTCAAGACGCGCCGCATGGCGCCGCTGGGCGGCACGCGCGAGAGCGGCGGCCACAAGGGCTATGGTCTGGCGATGGTGGTGAACATCCTCTCGCAGACGCTCGCCGGCACGACCTTCCAGCCGCTGCGGGTCAAGCGCGAGGGCACCGACACGCCGGACAATATCGGCCACTTCTTCCTGGTGATCGATCCCAAGCTGTTCCGCGAGGAAGGCGAGTTCGAATCCGATCTCGACGAGATGATGGATTTCCTGCGCGGCCAGGTGCCGGCCGACGCGGCGCAGCCGGTGCTGGTGCCGGGCGATCCGGAATACGCCGAGAAGGCGACGCGGCTGCGCGACGGCATTCCGGTGCCGCGCATGCTGGCCGACCAGATCCGCGACGTCTGCCGCAAGAGCAACGCGGCGTATCTGCTGGAGGGCTGAGGCAGATCACCTGTCATCCCGAGCGGAGCGAGGGTCCAGGAAAGCCGCCTGGATCCCTCGCTCCGCTCGGGATGACAGACTTTGTCAATCCGACGCGCGCATGTCGCGGCGCTGCGAGCGCGACAGGATGTAGGCCGGCAGCAGCGCCAGAAGTGTCACGCCGCCCACGACCATGAACGTGTCCTGGAACGCCAGCGTCTGGCTCTGCGCATGCACGACAGTGCCGAGATAGTCGAGCGCACTGTAGTGGCGGATGCGCTCCGTGAGACCGACGGTCTTCAACAGTGTCTCGACCTGGTGCACCAGGCGGTCGGTGGCGTGGTTGGCGTAGTCCTGCGTCGCCGTCAGCGCCTCGGCGTGGAAGGCGCCGCGCGTCTCGAGCACGGCGACGAAGGACACGGTGCCCAGCGCACCGCCGAGCTGACGCATGAAGTTGGTGGCGCCGGCGCCCTGGCGTACCTTGTCCGGCGGCAGCACCTTGAGCGACGACGCGTTGAGGCTGGGATTGATGAAGCCCAGGCCGAGGCGCGAGATCATGGTGACCAGGACCAGCGTCCAGAACACGGTGTTGACGTCGGCCAGGCTCATGAAGTGGAAGCCGATGGCGAACAGGATCAGCCCGCCCATGATCATCAGCGCCGGCGGCAGCACGTCGGCCATGCGGCCGGCGACCGGGAAGATCACCGCCAGCATCAGGCCGGCGGGCATCATCATCAGGCCCGAAACCAGCGGCGTGAAGCCCTGCGTGGTCTGCACGAAGACCGGCACGAGGTAGGTCGAGCCCATCATGCAGGCGCCGAAGATGAAGGCGACGATGCCGGCCGAGGCGAACTGGCTGTTGGCGAACATGCGCACGTCGAGCAGCGGCCGGTCGGTGTGGAGCTCCCAGAGCACGAAGAGGATCGAGGCCACCGTGCCGCCGACCAGGCGCAGCACGATGGTGTCGGAGTTCCAGCCCTCGCTCTGCCCGTTGGCGAAGCCGGTCATGATGCCGAACAGCGCCGCGCCGGCCAGGATGAAGCCGATCCAGTCGAAGCGCGGCAGCGTCTTCGGCAGCGGCTGGGTGGGCATGAACAGCGAGCCCAGCACCGCCGCCAGCAGGCAGAAGGGCAGCGCGACGTAGAACACGTAGCGCCAGGAGAAGTACTCGATCATCAGCCCGCCCAGGGTCGGGCCGATCGCCGGCGCGAAGACCACGCCCAGGCCGAAGGTGCCCATCGCCATGCCGCGGCGCTCGGGCGGAAAGACGCTGAAGATGATCGCCATCACCAGCGGCTGGCTGATGCCCGACGAGAAGCCCTGCAGCACGCGGGCGAAGACCAGCACGTCCTCGTTGGGCGCGCCGCCGCCCAGCACGGCGCCGCCGGAGAACACCAGCAGCGAGCCGATGAAGGTGCGCCGCTCGCCCAGCACGCCGACCACCCAGGCGCTGAGCAGCATGCCGAAGGTCATGGTCGCGGAGAAGGCAGAGGACATCCACTGCGCCATGTCCTGGCCGATGCCGAAGGCGCCCATGACATCGGGCACCGCGACATTCACCGTGGTCATGCTGAGCACCATGGCGACGACGCCGACCATGCCGGTGATGGTGACCAGCCACCGATAGGACGGGCCGTAGCGCTCGGCCAGCACCTCGGTGCTATCGTACATCGATCGCGATCTCGACCATCATGCCGGGTGCCAGCACCTTGGGTTTCTCGACGAGGTCGATCTTCACCGGCACGCGCTGGGTGATCTTGGTGAAATTGCCGCTCGGGTTGGGCGTCGGCAGCAGGGCGAAGCGCGCCGTGGTCGAGCTGCCGATGCGCGCGACCCGGCCGACAAAGCGCTCGTTGGGATAGGCGTCGACGGTGACGCTGACCGGCTGGCCGACGCGCAGGTAGCGGATGCGTGTCTCCTTGATGTTGGCCTCGATCCACACGTCGTTGGGATCGTGCAGCATGAGGATGCGCTGGCCCGGCCCGACATACTCGCCCGCCAGCATGAACGTGCGGTCGATGACGGCGGCGATCGGGCTGCGGATGGTGCGGTCCTCGACGTCGACCAGCTGCTGGCGCAGTTGCGATTGCAGGTTGGCCTCGGCGTGCACCAGGCCGGCGATCTGCCCATCAATGACGGCCAGCTGGTCGCGTTCGGCCAGCGCTTCGGCCAGCGCGCCCTCGGCCTGGGTGCGCTCGGCATCCATGCGTCGGCGGGTGTTCTCCAGCCGCGTCACCGCCGCCTGCGCCGTCTCGAGCTGCTTGTCGGTGATCACGCGGCGCTCGTAGAGCTGCTTGCTGCGCTCGAGCTCCTGGTTGGCGAGCAGGATGTCGGAATCGAGCGCGTCGCGCGCCGCCTGGGTGACCTTCACGCCCGAGGCACGGGTGCGCGCCTTCGCGTCGGCCTGGTTCTCGATCATCTGGCGTTCGGCCATGAGGCGCGAGCGGTCGGCCTTGACCGCCTCGATCTGCGCCTTCAGCGCCTCGGCGCGCAGTTTCGCTGTGCGGTCATCGATCCGGGCGACCACCTGGTTGGCCTCGACCCGCATGCCCTCGCGCACCGGGACCTCGACCAGCCAGCCCTCGGCGCGGCTCGACATGGTGACGATGTCGGCGGTGATGCGCGCGTCCGTCTCGTAGACATGGGTCGAGCGCATGTAGACCTCGTAGGCGCCCAGCCCCAGGGCGGCCGCGAGGACTGCACCGATGACCAGCAGCCGCACGCGCTGACGGCTCATGCCGCCACGGACAGCTCGGGTGTCCGGCCTATATTTCAGTGACCCGTCTATGCGCGCTTCTTCCCGCTGCTTGTGCGGTGATCATCCGCTCGCCGTCGGCCCGGTACAATGGGCGTCCGGCACAGGGCTGCTACGCGATCAGGGAAGCTCCAGGCTGACGGCCACGGCGGCGCTGGCGATCACGGCCACGTCGCCCACTTCCTCATCCGGCACGTCAAGTCCGCCCTTGACCACCTTCACGGCCACGATGCCGTGCGGCAGCGAGGCCTTCACGGCCTCGGCATCGACCTTGTCGGGCCGCTGCACGCCGATCGTGACCTCGACGAACATCGAGGTCTTGGGGTTGACCTTGAGCGTGCGCAGCACGGTGAGCGAGCTGTGATGGATGGCATCCTGCACCGCGCGCAGGGCGGCCTTGGTGTAGTCGCCGCCGTGCAGGTCGTTGCCGGTTCCCATCTCGAGGATGACGCGCCTTCTCGCCATGGCCGGTCTCCTCAGGGCAGGTCGAGCCGCACGACGGCGGCGGCATTGGCCATGACGGTGACGTCGGTGCCGGCGGCGTTGGCGATCTCAAGCCCGCCCTCCACGACGGTGACCGTCCCGGTGCCGTGCGGCAGCACCGCCAGCACTTCGGCCTTGTCGACCTTGTCGGGCTTGGGCACGCCGATGGTGACGTCGACGCGCATCGAATCGACCGGCTTGCCCAGCGCGTCGGCCACCGTCAGGGAATTGTGCCACAGCGCGTCGCGCAGGGCGCGCACGGCCGCCTTGGTGTAGTCGCCGCCGCGGATGTCGGTGCCCATGCCGATCTCCAGCACCACGCGCCTGTAGGCCATTGTTTGTCATCCCCGTTCAACCGAGCCGGCCGGGACTTTAGGCGGGTTGCGGCTGGCATGCCACGACGCGAAACCGGCAGGCAGCCATGCCTCCGCAGCGGCCGGCCGCGTGCTAGACAAGACACCATGGACGCCGATGCCTCGCCCGACCTTTCCGCCATTCCACTGATGGCCGATGGCCGAACGGCCGCCGACCACATCGCCGACATCGAGGCCAGGTCGCATGCCGAGCGCGTGCCGATGGGCAATGGCGGGCGGATGATGTGGCACGTCTGGGGCGCGGAGCCGGGCAAGCCGGTCCTGGTGCTGCTGCATGGCGGCGGCGGCTCGTGGCTCCATTGGGTTCGCAATGTGCTGCCGCTGTCGCAGCGCTACGCGCTCTACGTCGCCGACCTGCCGGGGCTGGGCGAGAGCGACTCGCCGGATGATCTCAAGGACGTCTGGTCGGTCACCAACGCCACCAGGACCGCGATGGATGCGCTGCTGCCCAAGGACCAGCGCTTCGACATCGCCGGCTTCTCCTTCGGCGGCAATATCGGCTCGCATGTCTGCACGCTCTACGGTGATCGCGTGCGCAGCATGACCCTGGTCGGGCCGGGCGGCTTCCGCATGAAGCGCCAGCCGCGCGCGGCGCTTGGCCGGCTTACGCGCGACATGTCGGGCGAAAAGCTGGCCGCCGAGGCCCGGCGCAACCTCGAGCTGCTGATGGTGCACGATCCCAGGTCGATCGACCCGATCGCGCTGCACATGCAGGTCGTGAACTCGCTGCGCGCACGAACCAAGAGCCGGGGCATCTCGGCGCTGGGCCTGCTGAGCGATGTCGTGCCGACGCTGAAGACGCGGGTCAACGCGATCTGGGGCGAGTTCGATTCGACGGCCTATCCGTACTACGAGGAGCGCGAGGTCTTCCTGCGCACCCACCACCCCGAGATCGACCTGCGCTACATCGAGGGCGGCGGCCACTGGATCGCCTTTGAAGGCGCCGACGCGTTCAACGCCATGCTGCCGGACATGCTGGACAAGCTGCCGGCGTAGGCTCTTTGGGACCGCCGGCGTCTCGCCGGCTCAGTCAACGCACGGTCCCCTGAGGCAAGGCCAGGCAATGCGCGGCGATCGCGCCCGGCGTGGTGATCCACAGTTCATCGCGATGGGCGGCGATGTGCGCGAGTGCGCGTCGCAGGTGCTTCAGGCGATAGGGCTGACCCATCAGGTAGCCGTGCAGGGCGATGCCCATGACCAGCGGCTGGCCCGCCGACTGCCGGCGCATCTCGTCGAGATTGTCGACGATCATGTCGGCGAAGGCCGTGGCGTCGAGCTGACGGCGCGCGATCATCGGGATGTCGTTGAGTTCCTGCGGGTAGGGGACAGCGAGGATCGAGCCGCCGTCTCGCACGCGGAAGCGGATCGGCTGGTCGTCCATGCACCAGTCCAGCAGGTAGCGGTAGCCGGCCTCGGCCAGCAGGTCGGGCGTGACGCGGCTCTGCGAGATCCACGGTCCCAGCCAGCCGGCCGGCGCGGCGCCTTCCTCCTCGGTGATGCGCGCCGTCGACTCGGCGATCAGCCGTCGCTCGCCGGCTTCGTCGAGAACGCCCTGACGCTCGCTGTTGGTGCGGCCGTGGCCGACGATCTCGTCGCCGCGGATCCGATGCGCGGCGATGAGCTGCGGCGCGTAGTCGTACATCGCGCTGTTGACCAGCGCGGACGAGGGCAGGGCAAGTTCGTCGAACAGCTCCAGCAGGCGCCAGGCGCCCACACGGTTGCCGTAGTCGCGCCAGGAGAAATTCAGAACATCGGGTTGCGGCCCGCCCGGCGCCAGCTCGGCGCCCAGGCCTTCGCCGAAGGCGAAATGCTCCTGGTTGAGCGCGAGGTAGACCGCCAGCCGCTGGCCGCCGGGCCAGCGGTAATCGGGCCGGGCGTTGATCGGCAGGTAGTCGTAGCGGCCATGGCTGGGGAGGCTCATCGCCTCATTTCATAGCATGTGGCGTGCCAGCGTCAGCCGGCGAGCCAGCCGCCATCGACCGGCAGCTCGACGCCGGTGACGAAGGCCGATTCGTCGCAGGCCAGGTAAAGCGCGGCAAAGGCGATGTCGCGCACGTCGCCGAAGCGGCCCATCGGATGGCGCGCCAGCGAGCGAGCGCGCGCCGCCTCGGGATCGGGCGCGCGGCCCAGCGAGCGGCGCAGCATCGGCGTATCGGTGGCGCCCGGCAGGATCGTGTTGCAGCGGATGCCTTGATCGACGTAGTCGAGCGCCACCGATTTCGTCAGCGCCAGCACCGCGCCCTTGGACGTCACGTAAGCGGCATTGCCGCGCCCACCGGCACGCGC
Proteins encoded:
- a CDS encoding HlyD family secretion protein → MSRQRVRLLVIGAVLAAALGLGAYEVYMRSTHVYETDARITADIVTMSSRAEGWLVEVPVREGMRVEANQVVARIDDRTAKLRAEALKAQIEAVKADRSRLMAERQMIENQADAKARTRASGVKVTQAARDALDSDILLANQELERSKQLYERRVITDKQLETAQAAVTRLENTRRRMDAERTQAEGALAEALAERDQLAVIDGQIAGLVHAEANLQSQLRQQLVDVEDRTIRSPIAAVIDRTFMLAGEYVGPGQRILMLHDPNDVWIEANIKETRIRYLRVGQPVSVTVDAYPNERFVGRVARIGSSTTARFALLPTPNPSGNFTKITQRVPVKIDLVEKPKVLAPGMMVEIAIDVR
- a CDS encoding Lin0512 family protein, whose product is MARRRVILEMGTGNDLHGGDYTKAALRAVQDAIHHSSLTVLRTLKVNPKTSMFVEVTIGVQRPDKVDAEAVKASLPHGIVAVKVVKGGLDVPDEEVGDVAVIASAAVAVSLELP
- a CDS encoding Lin0512 family protein — encoded protein: MAYRRVVLEIGMGTDIRGGDYTKAAVRALRDALWHNSLTVADALGKPVDSMRVDVTIGVPKPDKVDKAEVLAVLPHGTGTVTVVEGGLEIANAAGTDVTVMANAAAVVRLDLP
- a CDS encoding alpha/beta hydrolase produces the protein MDADASPDLSAIPLMADGRTAADHIADIEARSHAERVPMGNGGRMMWHVWGAEPGKPVLVLLHGGGGSWLHWVRNVLPLSQRYALYVADLPGLGESDSPDDLKDVWSVTNATRTAMDALLPKDQRFDIAGFSFGGNIGSHVCTLYGDRVRSMTLVGPGGFRMKRQPRAALGRLTRDMSGEKLAAEARRNLELLMVHDPRSIDPIALHMQVVNSLRARTKSRGISALGLLSDVVPTLKTRVNAIWGEFDSTAYPYYEEREVFLRTHHPEIDLRYIEGGGHWIAFEGADAFNAMLPDMLDKLPA
- a CDS encoding polysaccharide deacetylase family protein; this encodes MSLPSHGRYDYLPINARPDYRWPGGQRLAVYLALNQEHFAFGEGLGAELAPGGPQPDVLNFSWRDYGNRVGAWRLLELFDELALPSSALVNSAMYDYAPQLIAAHRIRGDEIVGHGRTNSERQGVLDEAGERRLIAESTARITEEEGAAPAGWLGPWISQSRVTPDLLAEAGYRYLLDWCMDDQPIRFRVRDGGSILAVPYPQELNDIPMIARRQLDATAFADMIVDNLDEMRRQSAGQPLVMGIALHGYLMGQPYRLKHLRRALAHIAAHRDELWITTPGAIAAHCLALPQGTVR